A portion of the Solea senegalensis isolate Sse05_10M linkage group LG17, IFAPA_SoseM_1, whole genome shotgun sequence genome contains these proteins:
- the tmem244 gene encoding transmembrane protein 244 isoform X1 — translation MLLDYCCRCCGFTLIKRHGHLSLKTTPTDTWVVLQNLLMCMVCFYSLYYIAVSLCIGLFSVHEINSLLAPFDYTTQPSWQNPKYLVGVISTEVTYVLGGLIFAWIVEEWVWDYAITVTLLHVAMTVAVMSDFPSAEHWWIALGSGLVMMIFGGQLLAYKLFRTNFVCPADLQNF, via the exons ATGTTGTTGGACTACTGCTGTCGTTGTTGTGGATTCACACTCATAAAACGCCATGGACACTTGTCCCTCAAGACCACACCCACTGATACCTGG GTCGTCCTGCAGAATCTGTTGATGTGCATGGTGTGTTTCTACTCTCTCTACTACATTGCGGTCAGTCTTTGCATCGGACTGTTcag TGTTCATGAGATCAACAGCTTGTTGGCACCATTCGACTACACAACGCAACCGTCATGGCAGAACCCGAAGTACCTGG TTGGTGTCATTTCCACAGAAGTGACCTACGTTTTAGGAGGGCTGATCTTTGCCTGGATTGTAGAGGAGTGGGTCTGGGATTACGCCATAACTGTGACACTGCTACATGTTGCGATGACCGTggcag TGATGTCAGACTTCCCTTCAGCTGAACACTGGTGGATAGCTCTTG GATCAGGCCTGGTGATGATGATATTCGGGGGACAGCTCCTGGCCTACAAACTCTTCAGAACCAACTTTGTGTGTCCAGCTGACCTGCAGAACTTCTGA